A window of Pirellula sp. SH-Sr6A contains these coding sequences:
- a CDS encoding class II aldolase/adducin family protein — MPEWTRNCIHPRDEIMQAMERIYRYRMTTTSGGNLSIRESDGSTWITPARVDKGSLSRSDIVRVDPENRVEGPHPPSSEFPFHDAIYRVRPDIRAIVHAHPVALVAFSICRMVPNTRIFHQAYFMGGKVGFAPYALPGSKELGTNIAEQFRNGCDSVVLENHGVVVGGTSLSHAFQRFEALEFASKTLIKAQHLGNIRYLDEQELAIANSRRVSTRTMTPGPPSHLELECRKQLIDFLKRGCRQRLLISTEGSYSARLGNDSFLITPSQLDRELLQVEDLVLVEEGAHEEGKTPSRASELHRELYKRYPSIRSIVFAHPVNATAFSITDSPLDARTIPESYLFLREVPRIPYGTQYIDGLRNTPASKTIGDFIQPNNPAGIVENDGVVVMGTTILDAFDRLEVFESTAEAIINARSIGTVCSMPPDVIDDLRRAFGIE; from the coding sequence TCATGCAAGCGATGGAGCGGATCTATCGCTATCGCATGACGACGACATCGGGTGGGAATCTCTCCATCCGGGAGAGCGATGGCAGCACTTGGATCACGCCCGCTCGCGTCGACAAAGGGAGCCTCTCGCGGTCCGATATCGTGCGAGTCGATCCGGAAAACCGTGTGGAAGGACCGCACCCCCCCTCCTCGGAATTCCCTTTTCACGATGCGATCTACCGTGTTCGACCGGATATCCGAGCGATCGTTCACGCTCACCCGGTCGCACTCGTCGCATTCAGTATCTGCCGAATGGTTCCCAACACGCGGATCTTTCATCAAGCCTACTTTATGGGAGGCAAAGTGGGATTCGCGCCCTATGCACTCCCCGGGAGCAAGGAACTAGGAACGAACATCGCCGAACAGTTTCGCAATGGCTGCGACAGCGTTGTGCTGGAAAATCACGGAGTCGTCGTCGGTGGCACGTCTCTCTCCCACGCATTCCAGCGCTTTGAGGCACTGGAGTTTGCATCCAAGACTCTGATCAAAGCGCAGCACCTGGGAAACATTCGCTACTTGGACGAACAGGAACTCGCCATCGCCAACTCCCGACGTGTTTCCACGCGTACGATGACACCCGGGCCACCAAGCCACTTGGAACTCGAATGCCGCAAACAACTGATCGACTTCCTCAAACGCGGATGCCGCCAACGCCTTTTAATCAGCACCGAAGGGAGCTACTCCGCGCGACTCGGCAACGATTCATTTCTCATCACCCCTTCGCAACTCGATCGAGAACTCCTGCAAGTTGAAGACTTGGTCCTCGTGGAAGAGGGAGCTCACGAAGAAGGCAAAACACCCAGTCGCGCCTCCGAGCTGCACCGCGAGCTTTACAAACGCTATCCCAGCATCCGGTCCATCGTCTTCGCTCACCCGGTCAATGCCACTGCCTTCAGCATCACGGATTCTCCGCTTGACGCTCGCACCATTCCTGAAAGCTATCTGTTTCTTCGCGAAGTCCCACGTATTCCCTATGGAACGCAATACATCGACGGACTTCGCAACACACCTGCATCCAAAACCATCGGCGACTTCATCCAGCCCAATAACCCAGCGGGTATCGTGGAGAACGACGGCGTGGTGGTGATGGGGACCACCATTCTCGATGCATTCGATCGATTGGAAGTCTTCGAATCGACCGCCGAAGCAATCATCAACGCTCGATCGATTGGAACGGTTTGTTCAATGCCCCCCGACGTCATCGACGATTTACGACGCGCGTTTGGGATCGAGTAA
- a CDS encoding DUF1501 domain-containing protein → MFRLIGRPGRDLCDHGLQVSRRDVLRVGASGMLGLSLPSLLRLQHAQGGEGGGGAGWNKAKRIIMVYLQGGPSHIDLWDPKENVPDKVRSVFKPISTKIPGVQFTENLPRLSQVNDKFTMIRSMSYTPNGLFNHTAAIYQMMTGYTTDKVSPSGQLEPPSPKDFPNFGSNIIRLRPADEPMLPFVMLPRPLQESNVVGKGGAAGFLGKAFDPYTLYPEGDDMDLSKMERINVSDLQLRPEVFAVRLKRRAQLRDLINAQMPTINAAVENQQLDEYFDQALSLVVSGKAREAFDLSQESEMLREAYGRNTFGQSCLLARRLIEAGTRVVEVIWPKVANSDNHSWDHHVDLSKRMKNQSAPMLDAGLSTLVEDLDQRGLLEDTLVVAVGEFGRSPERGVSTSGNGNSDDGRDHWPYCYTSVLAGAGIKRGYVHGASDKTASSPVDKPVHPAQLLATIYHAFGIDPETIVYNHLNQPRELVKAQAVTELFS, encoded by the coding sequence ATGTTTCGCTTGATTGGTCGACCAGGGCGCGATTTGTGTGATCACGGCTTGCAGGTTTCTCGCAGGGACGTCCTACGCGTCGGGGCGAGCGGAATGCTCGGACTTTCTCTTCCATCGCTATTGCGATTGCAGCATGCTCAAGGGGGCGAGGGTGGAGGTGGTGCGGGCTGGAACAAGGCCAAACGCATCATCATGGTTTATCTCCAAGGAGGTCCTAGCCACATCGACCTTTGGGACCCGAAGGAAAATGTACCGGATAAAGTGAGGAGCGTGTTCAAGCCGATCTCCACCAAGATTCCCGGCGTGCAATTCACTGAGAATCTTCCGCGATTGAGTCAGGTGAATGACAAGTTCACCATGATCCGTTCCATGAGCTATACACCGAACGGGTTGTTCAATCATACAGCTGCGATCTATCAGATGATGACTGGTTACACGACCGACAAAGTGAGTCCGTCGGGGCAATTGGAGCCTCCATCCCCAAAAGACTTTCCCAATTTCGGATCCAACATCATCAGGCTTCGGCCCGCTGACGAACCGATGTTGCCGTTTGTTATGCTCCCTCGTCCACTGCAGGAGTCCAACGTCGTCGGCAAGGGAGGTGCAGCTGGATTTCTCGGGAAAGCGTTCGATCCTTACACGCTTTATCCGGAGGGAGATGACATGGATCTCAGCAAGATGGAGCGCATCAATGTCAGCGATCTGCAGTTGCGTCCAGAGGTCTTCGCCGTCCGATTAAAGCGACGTGCGCAGCTACGAGACTTGATCAATGCCCAAATGCCAACGATCAACGCCGCGGTGGAAAACCAGCAGCTCGATGAATACTTTGATCAAGCGCTGTCGCTCGTCGTTTCCGGTAAGGCTCGCGAAGCGTTCGATCTTTCGCAGGAATCGGAAATGCTTCGGGAGGCATATGGTCGCAACACATTCGGTCAAAGCTGTTTGCTCGCGCGCCGATTGATCGAAGCGGGGACGCGGGTCGTCGAGGTCATTTGGCCCAAAGTGGCGAATAGCGACAATCATTCGTGGGATCATCACGTGGATCTTTCCAAGCGGATGAAGAATCAATCCGCTCCGATGCTCGACGCCGGGTTATCGACGCTTGTCGAAGATCTGGATCAGCGAGGATTGCTGGAGGACACACTCGTCGTCGCCGTCGGCGAGTTTGGCCGTTCCCCCGAGCGAGGCGTGAGCACGAGTGGTAACGGCAACTCCGACGATGGTCGCGATCACTGGCCGTATTGTTACACGTCGGTCCTGGCGGGCGCAGGGATCAAACGCGGATACGTGCACGGAGCGAGCGACAAAACGGCGAGTTCCCCGGTCGACAAGCCGGTACACCCCGCCCAATTGCTGGCGACGATATACCATGCGTTCGGGATCGATCCCGAGACCATCGTTTACAACCATCTCAATCAGCCTCGCGAGCTGGTCAAAGCCCAGGCTGTCACCGAGCTCTTCAGCTAG
- a CDS encoding agmatine/peptidylarginine deiminase translates to MMARYASEAGFRWVAEWEPHEATWISWPHNEETWPGLFDLIPPVTERMIRILADVEHVHVLGGPEESCQRATKQLADCQNVTVHPIATNDCWIRDYGPTFVVHLEGDRLGAILWRFNAWGNKYHPHDWDAAANNAICDALDTSSPSAVARFASQLVCEGGGLETDGEGTLLTTSSCLLSYARNPDWERSRIESELMRMLAVEKVLWIDGGELAGDDTDSHIDQLVRFVRPGVVVAAVSYSFEDSNAEKLANQYELLKQVTDARGRSLEIIPLVIPPPRYVQGKRVPESYCNFYIANGIVIVPVFGYRETDDAALRILSDLFPDRTIVPLDASNFIWGLGAFHCATQQQPRVTNRP, encoded by the coding sequence ATGATGGCGCGTTACGCCAGTGAAGCTGGTTTTCGGTGGGTCGCAGAATGGGAGCCCCACGAGGCGACATGGATCTCCTGGCCTCACAATGAAGAGACTTGGCCGGGCCTTTTTGATTTGATCCCACCGGTCACCGAGCGGATGATCCGAATCCTAGCTGATGTGGAGCATGTTCATGTATTGGGGGGACCCGAGGAAAGCTGCCAGCGTGCCACCAAACAGCTTGCTGATTGCCAGAATGTGACGGTGCATCCGATTGCAACGAATGATTGTTGGATTCGCGACTATGGACCCACCTTTGTCGTGCATTTAGAGGGGGATCGACTCGGTGCGATTCTTTGGCGTTTCAATGCGTGGGGCAACAAATACCATCCGCACGATTGGGATGCCGCTGCCAACAATGCCATCTGCGATGCGTTGGATACGTCCAGCCCCTCAGCGGTCGCTCGTTTTGCCTCTCAACTGGTTTGCGAAGGGGGAGGATTGGAAACCGACGGCGAGGGGACGTTGCTCACGACGAGCAGTTGTCTTCTCTCCTATGCTCGCAATCCAGATTGGGAGCGATCTCGGATCGAGAGCGAGTTGATGCGGATGTTGGCTGTCGAAAAGGTGCTTTGGATTGATGGCGGAGAGCTGGCCGGAGACGATACAGACAGTCATATCGATCAGCTTGTCCGATTCGTACGACCAGGAGTCGTGGTGGCCGCGGTTTCCTATAGTTTTGAAGACAGCAACGCGGAGAAGTTAGCCAATCAATACGAGTTGCTTAAGCAAGTCACCGATGCTCGGGGGCGTTCCTTGGAGATCATACCCTTGGTGATCCCTCCTCCCAGGTATGTGCAGGGTAAACGCGTCCCGGAAAGCTATTGCAATTTTTATATCGCGAATGGAATTGTGATCGTTCCCGTCTTCGGATACCGCGAGACCGATGATGCGGCGTTGCGAATTTTAAGCGACCTGTTCCCGGACCGCACCATTGTTCCTCTGGACGCGTCCAATTTCATTTGGGGGCTAGGAGCTTTTCATTGTGCCACGCAACAACAGCCTCGTGTCACGAACAGACCTTGA
- a CDS encoding carbon-nitrogen hydrolase, with product MTTKRKIVQLAVVQMSCSTSQSENIAKAVRCIDQAADRGANIVCLQELFNAPYPCQSEDHDRFEWAEPIPGPTSVAMQDAAKKLGVVVTGSIFERRAHGLYHNTAVVYDADGSLKGFYRKMHIPDDPLYYEKFYFTPGDTGFTIADTLFGRIGVGVCWDQWYPEAARLFALRGAEILLYPTAIGWLESDKAEYGTSQHESWETMMRSHAIANGVFVGAANRVGREDALEFWGGSFVYDPAGVLLHRASHDREEIVIVECDLQRIDQQRTHWPFLRDRRVDAYGDLTKRFIDGTGAGA from the coding sequence GTGACGACAAAACGGAAGATCGTTCAACTAGCCGTGGTTCAGATGAGCTGTTCCACTTCGCAATCGGAAAATATCGCGAAAGCAGTTCGGTGCATCGATCAGGCGGCGGACCGCGGGGCGAACATTGTTTGTCTGCAAGAGTTGTTCAACGCGCCGTATCCATGTCAAAGCGAGGACCACGATCGATTCGAATGGGCGGAACCGATTCCTGGACCGACCAGCGTTGCGATGCAGGACGCGGCGAAAAAGCTAGGGGTCGTTGTCACGGGTTCTATCTTTGAACGACGAGCTCACGGGCTCTATCACAACACCGCCGTGGTTTACGACGCCGATGGATCTCTCAAGGGGTTTTATCGGAAGATGCACATTCCAGACGATCCTCTTTACTACGAGAAGTTTTACTTCACCCCCGGCGACACCGGGTTCACCATCGCAGACACCTTGTTTGGAAGAATTGGCGTGGGAGTTTGCTGGGATCAGTGGTATCCGGAAGCAGCGAGACTTTTTGCTCTGCGCGGAGCGGAGATTTTGTTGTATCCCACCGCGATTGGATGGTTGGAATCCGACAAAGCGGAGTATGGAACGAGCCAGCACGAGTCTTGGGAAACGATGATGCGATCGCATGCCATCGCCAACGGAGTCTTTGTCGGTGCCGCCAATCGAGTCGGTCGCGAGGATGCGTTGGAATTCTGGGGAGGTTCGTTCGTGTACGATCCTGCGGGCGTCCTTCTGCATCGCGCCTCGCACGATCGGGAGGAAATTGTCATCGTTGAATGCGATTTGCAGCGAATCGATCAACAGCGCACCCATTGGCCTTTCCTTCGGGATCGTCGCGTCGATGCCTATGGTGATTTGACAAAACGATTTATCGATGGAACAGGAGCGGGCGCATGA
- a CDS encoding DUF3817 domain-containing protein translates to MDNQLQPDSIAAREAAVNPEASRPPRDGLVTLFRGTGILEGISYLVLLFIAMPVKYGLKEPILVEIFGAAHGFLFVAYVFLAALTIGLRKWPAWVFLQAFLASLLPFGTFWMDRRIASRELLDPKRAS, encoded by the coding sequence ATGGATAACCAATTGCAACCTGATTCGATCGCTGCTCGAGAAGCGGCAGTAAATCCAGAAGCGTCCCGCCCCCCACGCGACGGGCTGGTGACTCTGTTTCGGGGCACCGGAATTTTGGAGGGAATTTCGTATCTGGTGCTTCTATTCATTGCGATGCCGGTCAAGTACGGACTGAAGGAACCCATTCTCGTAGAGATCTTCGGTGCAGCCCATGGTTTTTTGTTCGTCGCCTACGTGTTCTTGGCTGCCTTGACAATAGGGCTCAGGAAGTGGCCGGCTTGGGTGTTTCTTCAAGCCTTTCTCGCATCGCTGCTCCCGTTTGGAACGTTCTGGATGGATCGGCGGATCGCAAGCAGGGAGTTACTCGATCCCAAACGCGCGTCGTAA